A single Triticum dicoccoides isolate Atlit2015 ecotype Zavitan chromosome 2A, WEW_v2.0, whole genome shotgun sequence DNA region contains:
- the LOC119356920 gene encoding uncharacterized protein LOC119356920, with translation MLRRCVRDLYPLRSLRRIPRPISSEVQSPTFGQLRRNSTKASQQGSAQKSVPGPKEEPSKSGSKVPKLLLGTLLVGAAGMAAYQAGYIDLQFMDEKLPSTIREQNLTKMYENLKFPFEQKVDQKQTMLDPKNDIVQDTPMVLPAEGIPTAGEQPTPAEEKETETVTQGTLPVQDEHGADTKLPSQDTLSVDIKPNVVNKAAGEVPLGQADKISSTVSPVESSPTTAEVQKDPLGADVGEHKSLAETYLLQEEHDIPKDVSAKETKSDGIVGGVKASDDGKIMLDIIDAIHAAEKKQADTDAYTYSEEKRKLKERYEKELKDTRARELMYAEEAAILDKELKKEKMKAAAAVKELQEKTEQKLMDELQRKDEEASQQVEKVQELAKAELAAALAKEKASQIEQIAEADLNIDALCMAFYARSEEARQSHSVHKLALGTLALEEALSSGSPIRTEVDQLRKSLEGIDKDSLLELALSSLPEDVLKYGSDTQMELKQKFNSLKATVRHFGLIPSGGGGILTHAVAHVASNIKVEEDPSGDGLESLISRVEDLIVGGDLTAAADALTGGLQGTAAEEAAAEWAKQARKRAIAEQTLTLLHSYASSITFS, from the exons ATGTTGCGCCG GTGCGTGCGGGATCTGTACCCGCTGCGGTCCCTCAGGAGGATCCCCAGGCCGATCTCCAGCGAG GTCCAAAGTCCAACATTCGGTCAACTCAGAAGAAACTCAACAAAAGCATCCCAACAAGGTTCAGCACAGAAATCTGTCCCTGGACCTAAAGAAGAACCTTCTAAGTCTGGAAGCAAGGTTCCAAAGCTTCTGCTTGGAACTCTGCTTGTTGGTGCTGCTGGTATGGCCGCTTATCAAGCTGGCTACATAGACCTTCAGTTTATGGATGAAAAATTGCCTTCGACCATCAGGGAACAAAATCTCACAAAGATGTATGAAAATCTGAAGTTCCCTTTTGAACAAAAGGTTGATCAGAAACAAACCATGTTGGATCCAAAGAATGACATTGTTCAGGATACACCCATGGTCCTTCCAGCTGAAGGGATTCCAACTGCCGGTGAGCAGCCTACTCCTGcagaagaaaaagaaacagaaaccgTAACCCAGGGAACACTGCCAGTTCAAGATGAGCATGGTGCTGATACTAAACTGCCGTCTCAAGATACTCTCTCTGTTGATATAAAGCCAAATGTTGTAAATAAGGCAGCAGGTGAAGTTCCTCTTGGACAAGCTGACAAGATAAGTAGCACAGTTTCTCCAGTAGAATCAAGCCCAACAACGGCTGAAGTACAAAAG GATCCATTAGGTGCTGATGTAGGTGAACATAAATCTCTTGCTGAGACATATTTACTACAGGAGGAGCATGATATTCCTAAAGATGTG AGTGCTAAGGAGACTAAAAGTGATGGCATTGTTGGTGGTGTAAAAGCTTCCGATGATGGGAAAATTATGCTGGATATTATAGATGCTATTCATGCCGCTGAAAAAAAGCAGGCAGATACAGATGCTTACACGTATTCTGAAGAGAAAAGGAAGTTGAAG GAAAGATACGAAAAGGAGCTGAAGGATACGAGGGCCCGGGAGCTCATGTACGCTGAAGAGGCAGCAATTCTGGATAAG GAGctgaagaaagagaaaatgaaggcTGCTGCTGCAGTTAAAGAACTTCAAGAAAAAACTGAACAAAAGCTGATGGATGAGCTGCAGCGGAAG GATGAGGAAGCAAGTCAACAAGTTGAGAAGGTACAAGAGTTGGCAAAAGCCGAACTGGCCGCAGCTcttgcaaaggagaaagcatcccaGATCGAACAGATTGCTGAAGCAGATCTCAAT ATAGATGCTTTGTGTATGGCATTCTATGCGCGATCTGAAGAAGCTCGGCAGAGTCATTCTGTTCATAAGCTTGCTCTA GGCACTCTTGCTTTGGAAGAAGCTCTATCCAGCGGCTCGCCAATCCGGACAGAGGTCGATCAATTGCGTAAATCTCTTGAAGGTATTGATAAAGATTCACTGTTAGAATTGGCTCTTTCATCGCTTCCAGAAGATGTTCTCAAGTATGGATCAGATACCCAGATGGAGTTAAAACAGAAG TTTAATTCCTTGAAGGCAACAGTCAGACATTTCGGTCTTATACCATCAGGTGGTGGTGGTATACTTACGCATGCTGTCGCTCATGTTGCTTCTAACATCAAG GTCGAAGAGGACCCATCTGGAGATGGTCTTGAGTCTCTCATAAGCAGAGTGGAAGACTTGATTGTAGGAGGAGATTTGACCGCAGCAGCCGACGCCCTGACAGGAGGGTTGCAGGGGACCGCAGCGGAGGAAGCAGCTGCCGAGTGGGCGAAGCAGGCAAGGAAACGCGCGATTGCAGAGCAGACGCTCACCCTGCTTCACTCGTACGCTTCTTCGATCACATTTTCGTGA